From a single Desulfatibacillum aliphaticivorans DSM 15576 genomic region:
- a CDS encoding alpha/beta hydrolase has translation MKRWVEAAVLILLALVFYGCLSSLVYHPDKEISFTPQELGLEHEDLYIASANGKKINAWFFPCENARAVVLFCHGNAGNISERVSQAWMFHKLELSALLFDYQGFGQSQGRPSEQGTFDDARAAWDYLVQEKGFPPDRIIVFGKSLGGAVAIELATQVKPGLLFVDSSFTSTKDVAKAHYPWAPGFLLYSWKYDSLSRIPNVQAPVCFFHSKQDEVIPFNQGEALFDAAPEPKAFVEISGSHNDGFMKSGRLYTDAVDAFIKMHMGKNES, from the coding sequence TTGAAAAGATGGGTTGAAGCGGCGGTCCTGATCCTATTGGCGCTGGTTTTTTACGGCTGCCTCTCCAGCCTTGTCTATCATCCTGACAAGGAAATTTCCTTCACGCCCCAGGAGCTCGGCCTGGAGCATGAGGACCTGTATATAGCGAGCGCTAACGGGAAAAAGATCAACGCCTGGTTTTTTCCTTGCGAAAACGCCCGGGCGGTGGTTCTTTTTTGCCACGGCAACGCAGGGAACATTTCCGAACGCGTTTCCCAGGCCTGGATGTTCCATAAATTGGAGCTGTCCGCCCTGCTTTTTGACTATCAGGGCTTTGGACAAAGCCAGGGCCGGCCTTCGGAACAGGGCACCTTTGACGACGCCCGGGCGGCATGGGATTATTTGGTTCAGGAAAAAGGCTTTCCGCCGGACAGGATAATCGTCTTCGGCAAGTCCCTGGGCGGCGCCGTGGCCATTGAGTTGGCGACCCAGGTAAAGCCCGGCCTTTTGTTTGTGGACTCCTCGTTCACCTCCACCAAGGACGTGGCCAAAGCCCATTATCCCTGGGCGCCCGGCTTTTTGCTCTATAGCTGGAAATACGACAGCCTGTCCCGCATTCCCAATGTGCAGGCGCCGGTCTGCTTTTTCCATAGCAAACAGGATGAGGTTATTCCGTTCAACCAGGGCGAAGCCCTTTTTGACGCCGCGCCTGAGCCCAAAGCCTTTGTAGAGATTTCCGGCTCCCACAACGACGGGTTTATGAAATCCGGCCGCTTGTACACCGACGCGGTGGACGCGTTCATCAAGATGCATATGGGAAAAAATGAGAGTTAG